The Salvia miltiorrhiza cultivar Shanhuang (shh) chromosome 1, IMPLAD_Smil_shh, whole genome shotgun sequence genome has a window encoding:
- the LOC131005206 gene encoding uncharacterized protein LOC131005206 has protein sequence MDGKDIQSDLHALKRLYGLLKNDGDEASDSGSDSLDAHARIFLKNLLDVETKRVLKTHSEVIAGQAETSGALSPARLQQLDEVASEERPTTRSRLSIAVEGDQSSDGRLTPEWSQAGGAMEQSIHRVPSIGQKRCRVCQRNTVKQLGSRGETHFHQVVRNSNTYADHQYRQNSVRNREKEIGWLSSNMSDDSKCEKRRQRPSDLNVIGGADISSDRMATDISEICHSNMETIGKPGEPDCLSQEASKAIQQIELCMSALRMGEDRLHLFEMTSSTQQQHRVPETESAVQTEYDAAPSVGTSLGENLMTRNNLLCEISGQRVMDDFVYPVHQVPRTTAEAGNQPHLSSSQRYKESQPTKAVLKQSTNNIIQSEPLSHAGVVDMSEEATGRCRFPTEKVNKIYVQNLNAIVEKIEPGNWIVSSNSYMPSGVALIPNQTSYITPCWPTTSSASNIESPYQSRTVVEEAESKPSSSFTNPKNHPPVANKKAIHLLASSGFHENQSDARDKDTHQTTGGRTSLQNLESDGTATDSYSSWSSQQTSSVDSNSEDDSVTDGGREHQYVTSSKSSGSWDTPLSHGSGSQNSRYRSYSDEEVYSSSSGEGAREVTASSSSRNEEYSSYEQPTRSHARPMHSTSKKSGPSRVEKAYGVNLKKQSGILKRLKDRLAVVFHHHHHHHHHHHHHHNRGDHTNDETNKSRSSSLDKHKEKAISPKRQDEAYGGAKAVEKFGKSKVGEKRQQSHFHGLMGGLVRHVRHSKQLKRASEHGQKKRTVKKSHWWQLLQQHQRSKLPAKALLKLGPGKKKARLKALPKVQ, from the exons ATGGATGGGAAGGACATCCAATCAGATCTTCATGCCCTTAAAAGACTCTATGGGCTTCTCAAAAACGATGGAGACGAAGCTTCGGACTCCGGCTCTGATTCG CTAGATGCGCACGCTCGGATTTTCTTAAAGAATCTTTTGGATGTGGAGACTAAAAGAGTACTCAAGACACATTCAGAA GTCATTGCAGGTCAAGCCGAAACATCGGGGGCACTTTCTCCTGCTCGGCTTCAGCAACTAGATGAGGTAGCCTCCGAGGAACGACCTACAACACGTTCAAGATTGTCAATAGCCGTGGAAGGTGATCAAAGTTCAGATGGCCGACTCACTCCTGAATGGAGTCAAGCAGGTGGTGCCATGGAACAATCAATTCATAGAGTGCCTTCAATTGGACAGAAACGCTGCAGGGTTTGTCAAAGGAACACTGTCAAACAACTTGGATCCAGAGGGGAGACACATTTTCACCAAGTGGTTCGGAACTCAAACACATATGCTGATCACCAGTATCGGCAGAACAGTGTAAGGAATCGTGAGAAGGAAATTGGATGGTTATCAAGTAACATGTCAGATGATTCAAAGTGTGAGAAGCGGAGGCAGAGACCGTCTGACTTGAACGTAATTGGAGGTGCAGACATTTCATCTGATAGAATGGCAACTGACATCTCAGAAATTTGTCATTCTAATATGGAAACCATCGGTAAACCTGGGGAACCTGACTGCTTATCTCAAGAAGCTTCCAAAGCGATCCAGCAGATTGAATTATGTATGTCAGCATTGCGTATGGGAGAAGATCGCTTGCACTTGTTTGAGATGACTTCTTCTACTCAGCAGCAGCATCGTGTTCCAGAAACTGAGTCAGCCGTGCAGACAGAATACGATGCAGCTCCAAGCGTTGGTACAAGCTTAGGTGAAAATCTGATGACCAGAAATAATTTGTTGTGTGAAATTTCAGGCCAAAGGGTTATGGATGATTTCGTCTATCCAGTGCATCAAGTGCCTAGAACGACCGCAGAAGCAGGAAACCAACCACATTTGTCCTCGAGTCAAAGATATAAGGAGAGTCAGCCAACTAAGGCTGTGTTGAAGCAATCAACAAATAATATCATCCAGAGTGAACCTCTTTCCCACGCTGGTGTCGTAGACATGTCAGAAGAGGCGACCGGCAGATGCAGGTTTCCAACAGAGAAAGTAAACAAGATTTATGTTCAGAATCTGAATGCCATTGTGGAGAAAATTGAGCCAGGGAACTGGATAGTGAGTTCCAACAGTTATATGCCTAGCGGCGTTGCACTAATTCCAAATCAGACATCCTATATTACCCCCTGTTGGCCAACCACTTCTTCTGCTTCTAACATTGAGAGTCCTTATCAAAGCCGGACTGTGGTGGAGGAAGCAGAAAGCAAGCCATCATCCAGCTTCACGAATCCAAAAAACCACCCACCTGTCGCAAATAAGAAAGCGATTCACCTTTTAGCAAGCTCAGGCTTCCATGAAAACCAGTCGGATGCACGGGATAAGGACACGCACCAGACAACTGGAGGAAGGACTTCTTTGCAGAATCTAGAATCAGACGGTACAGCTACTGACTCGTACTCCAGCTGGAGCAGTCAGCAAACAAGCAGTGTTGATAGCAATAGTGAAGATGATTCGGTGACAGATGGGGGTAGAGAGCATCAGTATGTAACTTCGAGTAAAAGCAGTGGAAGTTGGGATACCCCTCTGTCTCATGGAAGTGGGAGCCAGAACAGCCGTTATAGGAGCTACAGCGACGAAGAGGTTTACTCCTCATCTAGCGGAGAGGGAGCTCGTGAAGTAACTGCCAGTAGCAGCAGTAGGAACGAGGAGTATTCATCGTATGAACAACCAACCCGAAGTCATGCAAGGCCCATGCACTCCACATCGAAGAAATCAGGCCCCAGCAGGGTCGAGAAAGCTTATGGCGTGAACCTCAAAAAGCAATCTGGGATACTGAAGAGGCTGAAAGATAGGCTGGCAGTAGtcttccaccaccaccaccaccaccaccatcaccaccaccaccaccataaTCGTGGTGATCATACTAATGATGAGACAAATAAGAGCCGTAGCTCGTCCTTGGACAAGCACAAAGAGAAAGCCATAAGTCCTAAAAGACAAGATGAGGCATATGGAGGAGCAAAGGCTGTGGAAAAGTTTGGAAAATCCAAGGTTGGTGAGAAGAGGCAGCAGAGCCATTTCCATGGGCTGATGGGAGGTCTGGTGAGGCACGTGCGACACTCAAAGCAGTTGAAACGGGCTAGTGAGCATGGGCAGAAGAAGAGGACAGTGAAGAAGTCTCACTGGTGGCAGCTGCTGCAACAGCATCAACGGTCCAAGTTGCCTGCGAAAGCTCTTTTGAAGCTTGGACCAGGTAAGAAGAAAGCCCGCTTAAAAGCTCTCCCAAAAGTTCAATGA
- the LOC131005202 gene encoding soluble inorganic pyrophosphatase 6, chloroplastic encodes MAATRVIASAGNAVSGVLLCRGQLRATPQSLNLCFKNGRLLTQKRRLFTCNAIHNPLVQVKEEGQPETFDYRVFFVDNSGKKISPWHDIPLQLGDGVFNFIVEIPKESSAKMEVATDEVYTPIKQDTKKGKLRYYPYNINWNYGLLPQTWEDPSLANTDVEGAFGDNDPVDVVEIGESQGKIGQVLKVKPLAALAMIDEGELDWKIVAISLDDPRASLVNDVDDVEKHFPGTLTAIRDWFRDYKIPDGKPANRFGLGNKPANKDYALKVITETNESWAKLVKRSIPSGELSLV; translated from the exons ATGGCGGCCACGAGAGTCATAGCGTCGGCTGGCAACGCCGTCTCCGGAGTTTTGCTATGCAGAGGCCAATTGAGGGCTACGCCTCAAAGCCTCAATCTCTGCTTCAAAAACGGCAGATTGCTGACGCAGAAAAGGCGCCTCTTCACGTGCAATGCCATACACAACCCCCTAGTTCAAGTCAAGGAAGAGGGCCAGCCCGAAACCTTCGATTACCGCGTCTTCTTCGTCGACAATTCCGGCAAAAAG ATTTCCCCCTGGCATGATATTCCACTGCAACTGGGTGATGGTGTATTCAATTTCATCGTGGAGATTCCAAAGGAATCGAGTGCGAAGATGGAAGTTGCTACAGATGAAGTGTATACTCCCATTAAGCAAGATACAAAAAAGGGAAAACTCCGATACTACCC ATACAACATTAACTGGAACTATGGATTGCTTCCTCAAACATGGGAAGACCCTTCACTTGCAAATACTGATGTTGAGGGGGCATTTGGAGATAATGATCCAG TTGATGTTGTTGAGATTGGGGAAAGCCAAGGAAAAATTGGGCAAGTCTTGAAAGTGAAGCCCTTGGCTGCTTTGGCAATGATAGATGAGGGAGAGCTTGACTGGAAAATAGTTGCCATTTCATTGGATGATCCAAGGGCTTCCCTTGTTAACGATGTTGATGATGTAGAGAAGCATTTCCCG GGAACTCTGACTGCAATCAGAGACTGGTTCCGAGACTACAAGATACCTGATGGAAAACCTGCCAACAGATTCGGCCTTGGCAACAAGCCAGCAAATAAG GATTATGCACTTAAAGTTATTACTGAGACAAACGAGTCGTGGGCTAAACTTGTGAAAAGATCCATTCCTTCTGGTGAACTATCTCTTGTCTAA
- the LOC131005203 gene encoding pentatricopeptide repeat-containing protein At5g15280, mitochondrial, whose protein sequence is MYVFSQILSRQPSRRWIPPLLTHQCKTHFSTEASVVNNLAHNDLSSQSFSGIAKSVISKCSDVRASNKGDKSNTLLLQDYIFRLSDISPKIVRRFWRVSVLKPEDVLEMLVGFECRIEKSEVEVKKVESLCEIFKWASNQSREFEHFPRSCKIMASMLVQSGFYREVETLLSRRECQRFLLDCEEVFGDLIKGYVGKFELDRAVLVYERMRGLGLVPSGASYQALLRYLIEVDAAQLMYHVYEDMINVGLGGSVEEKWIHENVIRLLCVDGRVQEARDLFRKVTSFGMKPSNLVVNAIVRGYCDKKDYDDLLSFFADFKVVPDAIHGNKILFSVCRSFGVEEASIFLQDLEELGFRPDEISIGILIGSSCREGKLKNAFIYMSNLVSRGLKPHVYSYNALLNGMFKEGMWVHARDVLFEMKDMGVTPDLSTYKVLLAGFCEARQFDEVKAIVCEMSDYNLVKLSATEDPLAKGFELLGISPLSVKIKRDNDKGFTKTEFFDKLGNGLYLHTDLDEYERAITQVLDDAMVPDFNSYIMEKSHSPDTKDILIVVDEMSRWGQEISLPTLSSLFCYLCRAPFGVKVINHHLETMSKSTYQLDGSTLNMLVQTNSKRGFTFRARTIFDGMARRGYKIDNGTYSALLVDACKKGDLTSLHFYLKLARKSNWSPEVKDGKAILRYLCKNKLLNEALELFEAMLLVSSCDILDIFDSLLEELCRQGFTSTACVLIDEFSKLATFSYDIPYSRIMSGFCREKRFTEAYKVLHTMISKGLPPPMEASIHLISHLCRTKYENAIELKNMCLRNQSSAQLPFHSALMNGLCKSGRFGEAARLFTEVLGKGLVPDAEMYNSLIAGYCEGNNLKKVRETLGVMIRKDLSISTCSYSNMVRLTCRNGMFSLALSLKELMLRVTHIPELVLYNILIFHISSKQKKLDTVIGALQNKGLQFDDVTFNFVIRGLLLCKNVSDSLHYLTAMTRKDLKPSNRTLRGVISSLCHDGELEVALNLSREMELRGWIHGSVIQNDIVEELLGKGRIHEAVGFLDRMALKDLIPNHIKYDHLIKQFSQHGRLDKAVDLLNIMLQKGSPPEGSSYDCVIQGLCNGQKLDEALDFHKEMLYRKLKPSMITWDTLIRRVSAGGRVEEADDLLKSMIRLGETPYRETFNCVIDRYRSEKNISKTSELLSVMQQKGYEPDFDTHWSLISNLSHSTKKDDSSFLSSLLSGFAFKGKNNSTIG, encoded by the coding sequence ATGTATGTTTTCTCACAAATCCTTTCCAGACAGCCTTCTCGCAGATGGATTCCACCACTTCTCACTCATCAATGTAAAACCCATTTTTCCACTGAGGCTTCGGTTGTAAATAATCTCGCCCACAACGACTTATCTTCACAAAGTTTCTCTGGAATCGCAAAATCTGTGATATCAAAGTGTTCAGACGTTAGGGCTTCAAATAAAGGTGATAAATCTAACACTCTTTTACTTCAAGATTACATTTTCAGACTCTCTGACATATCCCCTAAGATAGTGCGTCGATTTTGGAGAGTTTCCGTATTAAAACCTGAAGATGTTCTTGAAATGCTGGTGGGTTTTGAATGTAGAATTGAGAAATCTGAGGTTGAGGTTAAAAAGGTTGAATCTTTGTGCGAAATTTTCAAGTGGGCCAGCAATCAATCTAGAGAGTTCGAACATTTCCCTCGTTCGTGTAAGATTATGGCTTCGATGCTCGTGCAGTCCGGGTTTTATCGGGAGGTTGAAACTTTGTTGTCAAGGAGGGAATGCCAACGATTTCTGTTGGATTGTGAGGAAGTTTTCGGTGATTTGATTAAAGGGTACGTGGGGAAATTTGAATTGGACAGGGCTGTGTTGGTTTATGAGAGAATGAGGGGCCTAGGTTTAGTGCCGTCGGGGGCAAGTTATCAAGCCCTGCTTAGGTATTTGATTGAAGTTGATGCAGCACAGTTGATGTATCATGTTTATGAGGATATGATCAATGTGGGACTAGGAGGGAGTGTAGAGGAGAAATGGATTCATGAAAACGTAATTCGTCTGCTTTGTGTGGATGGGAGAGTGCAGGAAGCTAGAGATCTGTTTAGGAAGGTCACAAGTTTTGGAATGAAACCAAGTAATTTAGTCGTAAATGCAATTGTTAGAGGGTATTGTGATAAGAAGGATTACGATGATCTGTTGAGTTTTTTCGCTGACTTTAAGGTTGTGCCAGATGCTATACATGGAAACAAGATTCTCTTTTCAGTATGCAGAAGCTTTGGTGTTGAGGAAGCCAGCATATTCTTGCAGGATTTGGAAGAACTTGGTTTTCGCCCTGATGAAATATCAATAGGTATCTTGATCGGATCCAGTTGCCGTGAGGGGAAATTGAAGAATGCTTTCATTTATATGTCAAATCTTGTGTCAAGAGGTCTCAAGCCGCATGTATATTCTTATAATGCTCTCTTAAATGGGATGTTTAAGGAGGGTATGTGGGTGCATGCTCGAGACGTACTTTTTGAAATGAAAGATATGGGAGTTACTCCCGATTTGTCTACCTACAAAGTACTCTTGGCTGGATTCTGTGAAGCTAGACAATTTGACGAAGTGAAGGCCATAGTTTGTGAGATGTCGGACTATAACTTGGTGAAACTCTCAGCAACCGAAGATCCACTAGCCAAAGGATTCGAGCTCTTGGGGATCAGTCCATTGAGTGTGAAGATTAAAAGGGACAATGACAAAGGATTTACTAAAACGGAGTTCTTTGACAAACTTGGTAATGGACTTTATTTACACACGGATCTGGATGAGTATGAGAGGGCAATTACTCAAGTTCTTGATGATGCCATGGTGCCAGATTTCAACTCCTATATAATGGAGAAATCACACAGTCCAGATACAAAAGATATTCTCATAGTGGTGGATGAAATGTCACGATGGGGGCAAGAAATATCTTTGCCCACCTTGTCTTCATTATTTTGTTACCTTTGTAGAGCTCCCTTTGGTGTCAAGGTCATAAACCATCATTTGGAGACCATGTCCAAATCAACTTATCAGCTCGATGGAAGCACTTTAAATATGCTCGTTCAGACTAACAGCAAAAGGGGATTCACTTTTAGGGCAAGGACGATTTTTGATGGTATGGCACGGAGGGGTTACAAAATTGATAATGGTACGTACTCTGCTTTGTTGGTTGATGCGTGCAAAAAAGGTGACTTGACGAGCCTCCACTTCTACTTGAAGCTTGCACGTAAATCTAATTGGTCGCCTGAAGTGAAGGATGGAAAGGCTATTCTGCGTTATCTGTGCAAGAACAAGTTGTTAAATGAGGCACTAGAGTTATTTGAAGCCATGCTCTTAGTCAGCTCTTGTGATATTTTGGATATTTTTGACTCATTACTTGAAGAGCTTTGTCGTCAAGGATTCACTAGCACGGCTTGTGTTTTGATAGACGAGTTTTCAAAACTAGCCACCTTTTCTTACGACATACCTTATAGCCGTATTATGAGTGGGTTTTGTCGGGAGAAAAGGTTCACAGAAGCCTACAAGGTTCTTCATACTATGATTTCTAAGGGCTTGCCTCCACCCATGGAGGCATCCATTCACTTAATCTCTCACTTGTGCAGGACGAAGTATGAGAATGCCATTGAACTGAAAAATATGTGCTTGAGGAATCAGTCTTCTGCGCAACTTCCTTTCCACTCTGCTCTCATGAATGGGCTCTGCAAGTCGGGAAGGTTTGGAGAAGCAGCTCGTCTATTCACAGAAGTACTAGGAAAGGGCTTAGTTCCAGATGCTGAGATGTATAACTCTTTGATTGCAGGCTATTGTGAAGGAAATAACTTGAAGAAAGTTAGAGAGACACTCGGGGTTATGATAAGAAAGGACTTGAGTATCTCTACTTGTAGTTACAGCAACATGGTACGCCTCACATGCAGAAACGGAATGTTCTCGCTTGCACTAAGTTTGAAAGAGCTTATGCTTCGAGTAACTCACATCCCAGAGCTCGTGCTATATAATATTCTGATATTTCACATTTCATCGAAGCAGAAGAAACTGGATACCGTGATTGGTGCTCTTCAAAACAAAGGACTACAGTTTGATGATGTTACTTTCAATTTTGTCATTCGAGGACTCCTGCTGTGTAAAAATGTATCAGATTCTCTTCACTACCTGACAGCTATGACGAGGAAAGATCTGAAGCCAAGTAATCGTACACTACGAGGAGTTATCAGTTCCCTCTGCCACGATGGAGAGCTTGAGGTAGCCTTGAATTTGAGTCGAGAAATGGAATTAAGAGGTTGGATTCATGGTTCGGTGATTCAGAATGACATTGTTGAGGAGCTTCTCGGTAAGGGTAGAATCCATGAAGCAGTAGGGTTTCTTGACAGAATGGCGTTAAAAGATCTGATACCAAACCACATCAAGTATGATCATTTGATCAAACAATTTTCTCAGCACGGTCGTCTGGATAAAGCAGTTGATCTTTTGAACATCATGTTGCAGAAAGGAAGCCCTCCGGAGGGCAGCAGCTACGACTGTGTGATTCAAGGTTTGTGCAATGGCCAGAAGTTGGATGAAGCTCTGGATTTTCATAAGGAGATGTTGTATAGGAAGTTGAAACCGAGTATGATTACTTGGGACACTCTTATTCGTAGAGTGAGTGCAGGTGGTCGAGTAGAAGAAGCAGATGATCTGCTTAAATCCATGATCCGGTTAGGTGAAACTCCATACCGTGAGACATTCAACTGCGTGATTGATAGATACCGGTCAGAAAAGAACATTAGCAAGACGTCGGAGCTCTTGAGTGTTATGCAGCAGAAGGGTTATGAGCCAGACTTCGACACACATTGGTCTCTGATAAGCAACTTGAGCCATTCCACTAAGAAAGATGATAGCAGTTTCCTGTCGAGTCTTCTCTCTGGTTTCGCCTTTAAGGGGAAGAACAACTCCACAATTGGTTGA
- the LOC131005205 gene encoding L-galactose dehydrogenase, giving the protein MALTPLELRPLGNTGLKLSCVGFGASPLGNVFGHVSEADAIATVRQAFTLGINFFDTSPYYGGTLSEKMLGKALKALGVPRNEYIVSTKCGRYKEGFDFSAERVTRSIDESLERLQLDYVDILQCHDIEFGSLDQIVTETIPALHKLKEAGKVKFIGITGLPLGIFTYVLDRVPPGTVDVVLSYCHYGVNDSTLEDLIPYLKSKGVGIISASPLAMGLLTESGPPEWHPASVELKAACQDAAAYCKEKGKNISKLSLQYSLSNKDISTILVGMNSVKQVDENVAAAIEVATFGKDEKALSEIEGILKPVKNQTWPSGIQQS; this is encoded by the exons ATGGCGCTAACCCCGCTAGAGCTCCGGCCGTTGGGCAATACGGGGCTTAAGCTTAGCTGCGTCGGCTTCGGCGCCTCGCCTCTCGGTAATGTTTTCGGACACGTATCTGAAGCCGACGCCATCGCCACCGTCCGCCAAGCTTTTACCCTCGGAATCAACTTTTTCGATACATCACC GTATTATGGAGGAACATTATCTGAAAAGATGTTGGGGAAAGCATTGAAGGCTTTGGGAGTACCTAGAAATGAGTACATTGTGTCTACAAAATGTGGAAGGTACAAAGAAGGTTTCGATTTTAGTGCTGAAAGAGTGACGAGGAGCATTGATGAGAGCCTGGAGAGATTGCAGCTTGATTATGTAGATATCCTGCAATGTCATGATATAGAATTTGGCTCACTTGATCAG ATTGTGACTGAGACCATTCCTGCACTTCATAAATTGAAGGAAGCAGGAAAGGTTAAATTCATTGGTATAACGGGGCTTCCATTGGGAATTTTCACTTATGTTCTGGATAGAGTTCCACCTGGAACAGTTGATGTGGTCCTATCATATTGTCACTACGGTGTAAACGACTCCACTTTGGAGGACCTCATCCCTTACTTGAAGAGCAAGGGTGTAGGTATAATAAGTGCTTCTCCACTTGCTATGGGACTTCTTACTGAAAGTGGCCCTCCAGAATGGCACCCTGCTTCCGTGGAACTCAAG GCTGCATGTCAAGATGCTGCTGCTTATTGTAAAGAGAAAGGAAAGAATATATCTAAACTGTCTTTGCAATACAGCTTATCAAATAAAGATATTTCTACTATCTTGGTTGGGATGAATTCAGTCAAACAG GTTGATGAAAATGTAGCAGCTGCAATAGAAGTTGCAACATTTGGGAAGGATGAGAAAGCCCTATCAGAGATTGAAGGAATTCTGAAGCCTGTGAAAAATCAGACATGGCCTAGTGGCATTCAGCAGAGTTGA
- the LOC131005204 gene encoding probable protein S-acyltransferase 23, translating into MASSEIEIEIVSGSNEQKPANGNPNELHIVDVYSAAAYGDFEKLRNFVENDGFAVSHPDGNGYYPLQWAALNNFADICQYIIERGGEVNAKDNTGQTALHWAAVRGSIAAADVLLQNGARVEADDLNGYRAVHVAAQYGQTAFLNYIVAKYHADFDAPDSHGRSALHWAAVKGFADTIRLLLFRDASQGRQDKEGCTPLHWAALRGNVEACSVLAHAGSKEELMVKDKAGKTPVELASDKGHRHIALFLSNALRARSKDWKHRICSTQDGKVGYAPVLFSLVVVNVILFITCVLFAPNLTKVTAIVGLWGWTGVSFAVGSLIMFARCSSKDPGYIKVGTASHSDAEDPLLSIDLNSNWNGNWSQLCPTCKIIRPVRSKHCAICRRCVEQFDHHCPWISNCVGKRNKRDFVVFLCFGTITATIGAAVALQRIWTSVLPVPTGESWTHFVLFNYPGLIAFLVMDAAIFIASATLLSMQATQIARNITTNEVANAIRYGYLRGPDGRFRNPYNHGCWKNCSDFVVHGYTDDDEIAWPPLQRVAR; encoded by the exons ATGGCGTCGTCTGAAATCGAAATCGAAATCGTTTCGGGTTCCAATGAACAGAAGCCTGCCAATGGAAACCCTAACGAACTCCATATCGTCGACGTTTACTCGGCCGCAGCCTATGGAGACTTCGAGAAGCTGCGGAACTTCGTCGAAAACGACGGCTTTGCTGTCTCCCATCCCGACGGCAACGGCTACTACCCCCTCCAGTGGGCCGCCCTCAACAACTTTGCCGACATTTGTCAATATATTATTGAA AGAGGTGGAGAAGTGAACGCAAAGGATAATACGGGACAGACGGCACTGCATTGGGCTGCAGTTCGAGGATCGATTGCAGCTGCAGATGTCTTGCTGCAGAATGGGGCGCGAGTTGAGGCTGATGATTTGAATGGTTATCGG GCAGTTCATGTTGCTGCTCAGTATGGCCAAACAGCATTTCTCAATTATATCGTAGCTAAGTATCACGCGGATTTTGATGCACCAGACAGTCATGGAAGGAGCGCATTACACTG GGCTGCCGTTAAAGGGTTTGCTGATACTATTAGATTGCTTTTGTTTAGAGATGCTTCCCAAGGAAGACAGGATAAAGAAG GCTGTACACCTCTGCATTGGGCTGCATTGAGAGGAAATGTTGAGGCATGCAGTGTGCTTGCACATGCAGGTTCTAAGGAGGAGTTAATGGTAAAAGATAAGGCGGGGAAAACTCCTGTGGAGCTTGCTTCTGATAAAGGTCATCGGCATATCGCTCTTTTCCTT TCAAATGCATTGAGGGCAAGAAGCAAGGATTGGAAACACAGGATATGCTCTACGCAAGATGGAAAAGTTGGTTATGCCCCAGTTCTTTTCTCATTAGTGGTTGTTAATGTGATACTGTTCATTACCTGTGTCCTTTTTG CTCCTAATCTAACAAAAGTTACTGCAATTGTTGGACTTTGGGGATGGACGGGTGTGTCTTTTGCTGTTGGCTCTTTAATCATGTTCGCTCGGTGCAGTAG TAAAGATCCAGGTTATATAAAAGTTGGAACTGCTAGCCATTCTGATGCTGAG GATCCTTTATTGAGCATTGATTTGAATAGTAATTGGAATGGAAATTGGTCCCAACTCTGCCCTACCTGCAAG ATAATAAGACCGGTGCGCTCTAAGCATTGTGCCATATGTAGACGCTGTGTGGAGCAGTTTGACCACCACTGCCCTTGGATCTCGAATTGTGTGGGGAAG AGGAACAAGCGGGACTTTGTTGTTTTTCTTTGCTTTGGAACTATAACAGCAACAATTGGTGCAGCAGTTGCTTTACAAA GAATTTGGACATCTGTACTACCCGTGCCAACTGGTGAATCCTGGACCCATTTCGTGTTATTTAATTATCCCGGTCTCATTGCTTTCCTGGTTATGGACGCTGCTATCTTTATTGCTTCGGCAACTTTATTGTCAATGCAGGCTACCCAG ATTGCTCGAAATATCACCACAAACGAAGTGGCGAATGCAATACGTTATGGGTATCTTCGAGGGCCAGATGGACGCTTCCGGAATCCTTATAATCATGGGTGTTGGAAGAATTGCTCGGATTTCGTAGTACATGGCTACACAGACGACGACGAGATTGCTTGGCCTCCTTTGCAGCGGGTGGCCAGATAG